ATGGCCTGGCAGCGTTCACCAGCCAGCCGCCGTCGGGGTTTCAGAACCGCGTAGTGGACGCCGAAAGCATCTTCCCGGGCTTCTCGGAACTGCGGTCGCCCCTCACCCGCGCGGAACCTGAGCAGGCGTTCACGGCCCTGAGCACTTTCCTCCAACAGCGGCTTAGGCCCAGTTACCGGGCGGATCCCAGAGTGGTGAAGGCAGCCGAAATCCTCGCCCGGGAGGACGTCGAAATTGGTGTGCTGGCGGCCGAGCTAGGTATCAGCACATCCACGCTGGAGCGCATCGTCATGCGTGATTGTGGAACTACGGCCAAAGCTTATTCGGATGTTTGCCGCTTCAACAGGATCGTGAACCAGGCTGCAGCGCTCCCCAAGGGCGCAGTGCCGGGCAGGGACCTGCTGCACTTGGCCGATTACTACGACCAACCGCACCTGATCCGTTCCTTCAGGCGCTTCAGCGGGTTCACGCCGACGGAGTACCTGCAGGTGGTGCAGAGCTACGGAGCGGAATACGCCACGTTTGTCCCGCTGGAGCAAGTGACCGGTTAGCCTGCGGGGTTTTTACAAGACCACGGCCCGGCTCTGACGTACTGTCCATTCAGGAACGGCCCACCCTGGAGGACTTCGATGGATATTCAGATCAATTGGCTCGCAGTTCTGTTGGCTGCTCTCGCCACTTTTGTGGTGGGTGGGCTGTGGTATTCGGTGCTCTTCGCCAAACCTTGGCAAAAGGCAGCGGGTGTGAGTGATGAGCAGTTGAAGTCCGGAACGGCGCGTGTGTTTGTGGGTTCGTTTGTTCTTGCTGTGGTGATGGCCGTGTTTCTGGCGGCTTTCATTGGCCGTGGTGGCTTCGCGTTCGGGTCGTTTGCGGGTCTTGCCGCCGGCCTGGGGTGGGTGGCGACTGCACTTGGAGTGAACTACCTGTTCGAGCGCCGCAGCTTGACGCTGTTCGCGATCAACGGCAGTTACAACGTGGTCACCTTCACGGCTATGGGCGCAATCATCGGTGCGATGCAGGGCTGACGCCCGCAACACACAGCTATTTGAAGACGGTTTGGATCGGTCCGCCGCCGGCAGACTCAACAATGGCCTGCGCCACCACCCGCAGCTTGACGTTCCGGTTGCTGGAGGCCTTCTTGATGAGTTCCATCGCGTCCTCCTGGGTGCAGCGGTTTTGCGCGATGATGATTCCTGTGGCGATGTCGATCACGGTCCGCGACTCCATGGCCGCCTTCAGGTTGGCGGCGGTTTGGCTGTGCTGGGCAATCAAAACGGCCAACTGAAGACCCTTGGAAGCCTGTTGAACGTAGTCGTTTGCGCGTTGAACAGCTGCTTGGTCAAAGGCGTTGGGGCGGTCGGAATACAAGTTCAGGCCTGCCCGGGAGCTGTCGTCCGGAAGTGGGAAGGGAACCGCCAAGACAGAGCGAAGGCCGTGGTCGGTGATGGCCTCGTTGTAGTCAGGCCACGTGTTGTCTTTTTCAAAATCGGGGATGTGGACCTGCGTGCCCTCGCGGCAAGCATGGAGACAGGGACCGTCGGCGAACGCGTATTGCACCTCATCCAGTTGCTTTGCGCGTTCGCTGCTGCTGGCCACAGTGCCGGCATTGCGGTGACGCATCAGCGTGATGCCGCAGTAGACCTCGTGGTCTGGGCTGGTGAACATCTCCGATGAGTGCCGGGCCAACTCTTCGAGGAACGCCTCGACGTCAGGCGTGCTGAGCAGCAAGTCCTGAATATCTGACAGCACCGTACTCGGCTCTGCAAGTTGGGGGTCTTCCATGTGGATCTCCGATCCGTGGATATGGCTACCTTTCGAGACTAACCCGGGGCACCCGTTGAAAGCTAATAGTAAGTGTGCTTCTCTTTTTAAGGAGTCTTGCCGTGGGCTCACCCTCTCCTTCGGTCAAAGGATTGAAGCCCCATGCGTCAAACCCGACCTTTCGACGTCCGCACCACGCCCCCTGCAGGCGCTCCTGAAGGCAGCATCCGGCAGAGCTTCCAAGACAGTTTGGTCTTGGATCATCTGAATCTGGCCAAGTCCATTGCCGCCAGATATTCCGCTCATACACATGACCTCGACGACGTCCGGCAGGTTGCGTATATGGGCCTCATCAAGGCGTCGCGCGGCTATGACGAGGCAAAAGGGGTCAGTTTCCCCGCTTACGCCGCACCCACCATCGCCGGTGAGGTCAAGCGCTACCTTCGCGACCATTGCTGGGTGGTGCGCCCACCCCGCACTATCCAAGACGTCCGCCGCCAGGTGCTGGCACGGACGGAGGAAATGACCCAAACGCTGCAACGCACCCCCTCTCCGGAGGAAGTGGCGGAAGACCTAAACCTGGAGCCCTGCCAGGTGCGCGAAGCACTCATGGCCGGTACCAGCAAGCGCCCGGACTCTTTGGATGCTCCGGCATCCGACGGGCGGGACGGTCTCCAAGGATCACTTTCAGCTTTCGGTTGCCCAACAGACCGGCTGGAGGATGTGCTGGCTTTGCGCAACGCTATCCGTGGTCTGAGCGCCGAGGACCGGCATCTGCTCTACCGCCGCTATTACCGCGAAGAAACGCAGTCCACCATTGCCGAGGCACTGGGAATGTCGCAAATGCAGGTATCGCGGAAGCTCTCCAAAATCCTCGTTTCACTCCAAACGCAGCTGCTGGACGAAGAAGCTCAACTGCTGGACGGGACAGCCCCCTGAGAACCGCTTAGCAGCCCAGCCGCTCCACGGCGTCCAGAACATCGCGGACGCTTACCGCCAGGAGCGCGGGATCAGGATCGGTTGAGAACACATCACCGCGGCGGAGTTCGACGGCGGTGAGCACCACGTGCGGCCCTGGAGGCGGTCCCCATTCCTCAGCGGGCGCGGGACCGAACAGCACTACGGACGGACGTTCGTAGGCGGAGGCCAGATGTGCCGCGCCCGTGTCCGCAGAGACTACCAACCGGGCTTCGGCGATGGTGGCCGCGAACTCGGCGAGGCCTTGCTCCCCAGCCAGCAAACCGTCGTCGAGGTTTGCTCCTTTGCGCTTGGCCAAGGCGGCTGTCTCTTCAGCGCGCCCGCGCTCCGACACGCCACCCGTGAGCACCACGTCATGTCCGGCTGCCGCGAGTTCCACGGCGACGTCCGCGAACCGTTCCACCGGCCACAGCCGGCTCCCGTAAGCCGCGCCCACATGAATAACGGTTGCAAGCGGACGAGGGGAAGGGACGGCGGGACGGTTCAGCCGGTAGTCCAGGGGGTCGGCATGGATGCCGTGCCAGTTGAGCAGACGCGTCCAGCGCTCGCGTTCCGGGATTCCAGTGGTCCACTCAGGTCCGTCAGTCCCGGGCGAGCCGTGCGCCACCACCCGGTTGGCCTGCAGTTCCTCAATCCGCATACGGCTCTCGGCCCCGTTTCCGTGCAGGTTCACGGCAATGTCCACGGCTCCTCGCGGGACGGTGAGGGGGTCGTCGAGCCCGGGTGTTGGCAGGTGGTGAATGCCGCCCACCAGCTGCAAAGCCTCTGCGATCCAGGCTGGTGCGGCGTATAGGATCCGGTGCTCGGGGAACGCCCGGCGCAAGCCCCGGAGCGCCGGAACGGCAACCAGCAAGTCGCCCAGTTTCAGGGCGCGCAGGGCAAGCAGCAGGGGTTGATCGTTGTTCTCTTGACTGTCCAAGGCTGTGTCCATGGTGGCCTCCCGCTAGGAGTCTAGCCGCACGAAAGTTCTCACGGCCGCACTGTTTAGCGCCCGGGGAACTGGGGAACGTTGCGGGTATGGGAGGAACCGGAACGTTGAAGGCGGTCCTGTTTGACCGCGATGGAACACTCGTTGTTGACGTGCCCTACAACGGGGATCCGCAGCTGGTGCGGCCCATGGACGGCGCCTTGTCTGCCCTCGAAAAAGTACGTCGGGCAGGGCTGGCCACCGGAGTGGTGACCAACCAGTCGGGCGTGGCGCGTGGGCTGTTGACGTTGGAGCAAATGCACTCCGTCAACCAGCGCGTGGAGCAGGTGCTCGGTCCTTTCGACGTGTGGGAATTCTGTCCGCACGGACCAGATGACCGCTGTCACTGCCGCAAGCCTGAGCCTGAAATGATATTGGCCGCCTGCCTGGCCTTGGGCATCACGCCGGGAGAGGCTGCTTTCGTTGGCGACATCGGTGCTGACATGAAGGCCGCCGCCGCGGCGGGTGCGAGGGCTGTGCTGGTGCCGACCAGTGTCACGCGGCGTGAAGAGATCGAGGCTGCCAGCAGTGTTGCCGAGGATCTGGGCCATGCAGTGGAGCTTCTGCTCTCCGGGGCGCTGGACGAACAGGATGCCCCTGTATGAGCCGGGTTCTGGTAGCCCGGTTGGACAGCATGGGCGACGTCCTCCTTTCGGGACCTGCCTTGCGTGCCGTGGCGAACGGAAGCCGGCCCGATGGCAGCCGCCCCAACGACGTGGTGTTGCTCTGCGGCCCTGAAGGCTCGAGTGCTGCGGAAATGCTGCCCGGGGTTACCCAAGTGCACACGTGGGCGTGCCCGTGGATCGTGAACCCGGCACCGCCCCCGACGCAAGAAACGACCAACGCGCTGATCGACTTTGTCCGCAGTTCCCGGATCGAAGAAGCCGTCATCCTGACGTCCTTCCACCAGTCCCCGCTCCCTCTCGCGCTGCTCCTGCGCTTGGCGGGCGTTCAAAAAATCACGGGCGCATCCACGGACTATGCGGGCTCACTCCTGGACGTCCGGCTCAAGCCTGGCGAAGACTTTCCGGAGGACCAGCCGGAAGTGGTCCGGGCGCTCACCATTGCAGAGGCCGGTGGTTACGTGCTGCCGAATGGCGACGACGGAAAGCTGCGCATCACCTCCGGTCCGGATCCTGAAGGGCTGGCCGAAGAGCTGGCGGATGAAGGCCCATACATTGTGGTCCACCCGGGAGCCGCCGCCCCGGCCCGGGCGTGGCCTGCACTGCACAACGCCGCCACGGTGGAACTCCTTGAAGCGTACGGGCACAGGGTGGTGGTCACTGGAGGCCCGGGCGAAACGTCACTCACGGCAACAGTGGCGGGCCCCTCCGCCCGGAACCTCGGCGGCGGAACCAACCTCCGGACGCTCGCAGCGGTACTTGCGGGAGCCGCCGTCGTGGTCACCGGCAACACCGGCCCCGCCCATCTGGCGGCAGCCGTAGGCACGCCTGTGGTGTGCCTGTTCGCCCCGGTGGTTCCAGCCATCCGTTGGGCACCCTACGGCGTCCCCCTTGAACTGTTGGGAGACCAGGACGCGGCCTGCAAGAACACCCGCGCCCGCGTCTGCCCGGTCCCCGGACATCCGTGCCTGAGCTCGGTAACCCCGGAGCAGGTGGTGGAAGCCGTCGAAAGGCTCCTGGGAGGCGTGTCCTCACTGTCCACTCGACGAAAGGTCTGGAAACCATGAGGATCCTGGTGTGGCACGTCCACGGCGGATGGATGGAAGCATTCGTCCGCGGTCGGCATGAGTACCTGCTTCCAACATCGTCCGACGGCGGCGCCTGGGGCTTGGGGCGAGGTGGCCGTGAGTGGCCTGCCGCCGCGCAGGAAGTGGACCTGGAGAGCCTCGATCCGGGGAGCGTGGACGCAGTGGTCCTGCAACGGCCCGAGGAAATCGCGGCAGTGGCCCGAGCGCTCGGCCGCCGCCCGGGCGTGGACCTTCCGGCCGTCTACCTGGAGCACAACACCCCCAAGGGCGACGTCCCGTTCACGCTCCACCCCTTGGCGGACCAGAGCACCATCCCCGTGGTCCACGTAACGCATTTCAACCAGCTCTTCTGGGACACGGGTACTGCAACCACCACGGTGATCGAGCACGGTATTCCAGACCCGGGACACCTGTACAGCGGTGAGCAGGAAGAGATGGGCGTGGTGGTCAATGAACCTGTCCGGCGTGGACGGGTCACAGGAACGGATCTGCTCCCGGGCTTTGCCGGTGTGGGACCGCTGCGGGTCTTCGGCATGGGGACAGAGGATTTGCGCGAAGCACTGAACCTCAAGAGATCCGGGCTCAGCGAGGAAAGGCTACGCATCGCCGGTGACGTCCCCGCCCCGAAACTCCACCAGGAGCTGGCCCGGTGCCGGCTGTACCTTCATCCTCTGCGCTGGACGTCGCTGGGGTTGGCACTCCTGGAAGCCATGCACCTGGGCATGCCCGTCCTGGCACTGGCCACCACAGAGGCGAGCCGCGCTATTCCGCGGGGTGCAGGCTTGGTCTCCAACGACGTCGACGACCTCCGGAAGTTCGCCCGGCGGTTGCTGGACGACCCCGACGACGCCTACGCCATGGGCATCATCGCCCGCGAGGCCGCGCTGCAACGCTACGGACTGAATAAGTTTCTTGGGGCCTGGGATCAACTCCTGGCCGAACTTCCCAAGGCCACGCGCAGTGGAAGCCGTCCGCAATCAGGCACAGCTTTCGCCCGCCATGACACCGACGCCCGCCATGACACCGACGCCCGCCATGACACCGAGAGGACGCACCCATGAAAGTCTCCATGGTCTCTGAGCACGCCAGTCCGCTGGCGGCCTTGGGAGGCGTCGACGCCGGAGGGCAGAACGTCCACGTCGCCGCACTTTCCTCAAGCCTGGCTGAACGCGGCCATCAGGTCACCGTGTACACACGGCGTGATGACCCGGCCCTACCCGCAAAGGTGCAGGTAAGTCCGGGCCTCACCGTGGTGCACGTGGACGCCGGGCCGGCTCGCCGCATCCCCAAGGATGAGCTGTTGCCGTTCATGGGAGAGCTGGCCGACGGGATCTGCGCGGACTGGGCGGGGCAGCTCCCGGATGTGATGCACGCGCACTTTTGGATGTCCGGGCTCGCTGCCATCCAAGCGTCGCGCCGTGCAGGAGCTAGCGATCCCGTACCTGTGGTCCAAACTTTTCATGCCCTCGGATCGGTGAAACGCAGACACCAAGGCGCCGCGGACACCAGCCCGCCGGCCAGGGCATGGCTGGAACCGTGGGTAGGACGCGCCGCTGACTGGGTCATCGCGACCTGCCCCGACGAGGTCTTCGAACTTAAAGCCTTGGGCATCAGCCGGTCCAAGATCTCCATTGCACCCTGCGGCGTGGACCTCACTCTGTTCCCCGGAACGTCCGACGCCGAGCCCAAGTCCCGCACGCATCGCATCCTGAGTGTGGGACGCCTGGTGCAACGCAAGGGCGTGGACCTGATCATCCAGGCCCTGCCGCTGCTGGCCGAGGCGGGCTTCAACGACGTGGAACTGCTGATAGTTGGCGGTTCCGGCGATGCCCTGACGCTTGAAGAAGACCCTGAGGCCCAGAGGCTCCATGCCTTGGCGAAAGAACTCGGCGTCGAGGAGAACGTAACCCTGCGTGGTCAGGTACCACGTGACGCGATGCCCGGAATTTTCCGCAGCGCAGACGCCGTGGTCTGCGCCCCTTGGTATGAGCCGTTCGGCATCGTTCCACTCGAGGCGATGGCCTGCGGAGTGCCTGTGGTGGCAGCTGCGGTGGGCGGCCTCCGGGAGACCGTAGTGGACCAGAAGACCGGCCTTCACGTGCCGCCCCGGAACCCGGAAGCCCTCGCGGAGGCACTCGCAAAGCTGCTGGCGGACCCGGGACTTCGATCCGACATGGGTCGTGCCGGCGCCCGTCGGGCCCGCTCCCGCTACGCCTGGGAACGCATAGCCGCGGACACCGAGAAGGCCTACCGATCTGTCCTGGCTGCCGGGCTGTCACGGCAAGCTGACGAAGGGCTGGAACCATTGGAAGGAACGGCGCTGTGACTATCAAAGGCCTTGTGACCCAAGAATCCACGCTCCCGTCGGCGGTCCCGGATACCGTGCCCGCCCGGTGGTCCCCGGACACGAGCAATTCCACCCATCACGCTGAGGTCACCACCCACCTGGACAACGTCCTGCCCGCCCTGGAATCCCTGCGCTCGCAGTCAGGACGCTTATCCGAGTGGGGCACCGAACTCGCCAAGAGGCTGCTGTCCGGCCAACGATTGCTGGCTGCAGGCAATGGCGGCTCAGCGGCGGAGGCGCAGCACCTCACTGCTGAGTTGGTGGGCAGGTTCGATGAAGAACGCGCACCGTTCTCCGCAATCTCGCTCCACGCAGAGTCCTCCGCCCTCACTGCGCTCGCCAACGACTACGGCTACGAGGAAGTCTTCGCCCGGCAGGTAAGGGCCCACGGCCGTGCCGGCGACCTTCTGATTCTCCTCTCCACCAGTGGCCGCAGCCCCAACCTGCTCAAAGCCGTCCGTGCAGCACGGGAACGCGGCATCACCACCTGGGCACTCACGGGCCCAGGCCCCAACCCGCTCGCCGAGGCCTGCGATCAAGCCATCACCGTGGACGCCATCGCCGCGAACGCCCAGGAAGGACACCTCATTGCCGTCCACGCCGTGTGCCGGGCCTTTGACGCCGAGGTGGCCCGGCGCGCAAGCACTCATGGCGGGAGTCAACCATGAGGATCACGGTGGTAGGTGACGTGCTCCTCGACGTCGACATCAACGGGGCCGCCACCCGGCTCAGCCCCGACGCGCCGGTGCCGGTAGTCGACGTCGCGGACATCCGGCGTCGTGCGGGCGGCGCGGGCCTCGTGGCTACCGTCCTCGCGCACGACGGTCACGAGGTCGCGCTGGTCACCGCGTTGGGGAACGACGACGGCGCCAGCCACCTCAGGCGGGCACTGACCGGGGTGTCCGTGCTCGCCGGAGCCCCGCTCGCCCCGACGCCCACCAAGACCCGTGTGCGCATCGGGACACATCCGATGGTTCGCTTCGACGAAGGATGTGCTCCTGCTCCGATCCCGTTAAGCACCGCGGAAATGCTGGCTGCCATTGCTTCTGCTGAGGCCGTTGTTGTGGCCGATTATGGCCGGGGAATCACCACCAACCCGGACATTCGTACCGCGCTCGCAGAAGCAGCCCGCCGCGTCCCTGTGGTGTGGGACCCGCATCCTGCCGGTTCCGAACCCGTGGCGGGAGTCGCCGTCGTGACCCCAAACCTCGCCGAAGCGACTGCATCCGCGACAACCGGCGGGCTGGACCCGTCCCGCACGGGTGCTGAAGAAGCCGGCCGCTACCTGCTCGGGAAGTGGGGCAGTGGTGCAGTTCTGGTGACGAGGGGCGAGGACGGGGCGGTCCTGCTGTCGGCCGGTGGTCGGGCGCAAGGCATCCCCGCACTCAAAACCAACGTCGCCGATCCTTGCGGAGCGGGAGACCGGCTGGCTGGAAGCCTTGCCGTGCACTTGCGGCTCGGGTTGGAACTCGCGCAAGCAGCCACCAAGGCAGTGGAGGATGCGTCGGCCTTCCTGGCAGCTGGCGGAGCGGCGTCGTTGGCGGTGGTGGGTGAGGCGCCAGCGGCGAGCCCCGCCGTCGAATTCAAGGGCCTGGAACTCGTTGACGCCGGAGACCTGAGCCCTGACGGCGTCCACCTAGCTCGCGCAGTGCGGAGCAGAGGAGGCACGGTGGTAGCGACCGGCGGGTGCTTCGACCTCCTCCACGCAGGCCACGCCCGGACATTGGCCGCGGCACGCAGCATGGGCGATTGCCTCATCGTGTGCCTGAATTCCGATGAATCCGTGCGGCGGCTCAAGGGCGCACACCGGCCAATCGTCAGCGTCGAAGACCGCGCGGAGTTGCTGCTGGCACTCGAATGCGTTGACGCCGTGGTGGTCTTCGGCGAGGACACCCCCGAAGCCTGCCTCAGCGAAATCCGACCCGATATCTGGGTCAAGGGTGGCGACTACACCCCCCAAGAATTGCCGGAAGCCCGCCTGGTTGCGGGTTGGGGAGGGCGGTGCGTCACCGTGCCCTTCCACCCGGCACGCTCCACCAGCGGGCTGGCGGCAGCACTGGCCAAAGTCAGCTGACAACAAGCAACCATCAACCGAGAGGAACCGCATGAACACGCAAACACCCGGCCGCGTCATCGTCACTGGAGGCGGCTCCGGACTCGGCGCTGCGATCGTGGAAGCCATCCGCGACGCCGGCGGCACACCCTTCGTCTTCGACCGCGACGTCAGCAACGTGTCCGGCGCCAAGGCCTTGGAAGTGGACGTCTCCAACCGCGAAGCCGTGGAAGCAGCCGTCAAAGAGGCCGCGGAGACCCTGGGCGGCCTGGACGGAGTGGTGACGGCGGCAGGCATCGATCGCTGCGGCAAGCTGGGCGACGTACCGGCAGAGGAATGGGAAAAGGTCATCGGAGTGAACCTCCTGGGCACAGTGTCCGTCATCCGTGCGGCCTTGCCGTACCTGAAGGGATCCCGCGGCCGGGCCATCACTATCGCCTCAACGCTCGGCCTCCGGGCGCTGCCCGATGCCACGGCGTACTGCGCCTCGAAGTTCGGCGTGATCGGTTTCAGCCGCGCGCTCGCCGCCGAAACCGGGGGCGTCATCGGCGTCACCACCATCATCCCGGGCGGCATGAAGACGCACTTCTTCGACGACCGCGACGAACAGTACAAGCCGCAGGACGATTCCAAGCTCAACGATCCCGCCAACGTGGCGCAGGCGGTGGTGTTCGCCCTCTCCCAGCCGTTCGGCAGCGAGGTCCGCGAACTCCTTATTTGCCCCGCAGAAGAAGGCTCGTGGCCGTAAGGTCCAGGACGTCCTGAACGACGTCGGCCACGGCGATGCCCCTGATGAGCGTGTCGTCGTGGCCGCAGTGCGGTGCAGTCCATCCCACTTGGGTCACATCCGCTCCGCATGCCGGGCACCGGGTCACCCACGACATATGGACACGGTGCAAGCTCCGCCCCCGCGGGCCCGCATTGAACGCGTTGCCCACCCAATAGATCCCCACCGTCGGCGTCCCCACTGCCTGGGCCAGGTGCCGGGGACCGCTGTCGCTGGCGAGCATCACCGTGGCATCCGCCAGGAGCGCAGCCAAGTCTCCGATGTCCAGTTCCCCAGCCACGGAGCGCACGGCCATCCGGTCCTCTTCCGCGAGTTGGCGAACCGCAAGCTCCTCGACTTCCTGCGTCAGCGCCTTCTCGGAGCTGTCGCCCACTATCAACACCTGCGCTCCTTCGGCTGCTGCTGCGGCCACCGCTTCAGCGAAGTTCGACGCCGGCCACCGCCTCCGCGGATCGGTGGCACCAGGGTGAACCACCACCAGCGATCTCCGCTGGGGGTCCCTGAATCCCGCGATGTTCCGGTGGTGTTCCGGCCGCGGGCGCAGGGGAGGCGCAACGATCGGCGGAGCTCCTGCCAGGCCTGCGAGCTCCAGCCAGCGGTCCGGCTCGTTCTGGTAGTAGACATAGTCCAGGTTCCGTTCCAACCGCTCAGCGTCCCTGGTGCGCGTGCCCACGGAATGCCGTGCACCCAGGCGGAGCAGGAAAGGGTTGGAGAAACGCCCTCCGCCGTGCATCTGCAACGCGACATCGAACTTCTTGGCGCGCATGGCCTCGAAAAAGGCCTCTTGCTCCGCCACGTCCTCCGCATCATCCTCGAAGCGCTCCCCGTTTCGGGGGCCATCGTGGACGCCCCGCGCAACGGGCAGCATCAGGACGTCGTCAACCGGACCGTCCATCGCAGCCACCACGGCCGCATGGACCGGAGTTCCCAGAAGCGTGATGGTGGCATCGGGGTACGCGTTCTTCAACGCAGTGAGGGCGGGATAGGTGTAGATCAGGTCTCCCAAACCGCCGCCCCTGAGGACCGCGATTCGCTTGACGTCATTGAACTTTTCCAGCACGGGGCCAACGCCGGGGCTCGGATTCGTCAGCGGTTTCTCCATGGATGATTCCTTTCGCTGCCAATGCTGCGGTCTGGCTCTTCCGTAGCTCCGACGCCGCAGTGATTCCGGGCGGAAACTCCCGGGTTCGGCGTGTGAAGCCCGTGCCGCGGGGTACCTGAGGGGAACAGGAAACTGTAAGCCCAACCGGAAGGTACCCCATGGCACGCCTATCCAATCAAGAAGGCCTGGCCAATCAAGAAGGCTTGGCTGACTGGTTGCCAGGTCGCTTGGCCGAGGAACGTCCTGTGGTGACGGTCATCGGAGATTCCATCCTGGATGGCTGGTGGGATGGAACCATTGACCGGTTCTGCCGCGAAGCCCCGGCCCCCGTGGTCCAGGTCCAGCGCCGCGACTTCGCCCCGGGAGGTGCCGCCAATACGGCGATGAACCTCGCCGCGATGGGGGCGGACGTTCGTTTCGTTTCACTGG
This genomic interval from Paenarthrobacter aurescens TC1 contains the following:
- a CDS encoding putative transcriptional regulator, AraC family domain protein — its product is MFYEECPAPPILQPFVTRLWFVRAQPQARYEKILPGPEAHLILNLSDPYRLISPSESSPAGSTEQPKATEVSTGFYAGLQRSYLISENPDQLFNVGARLTPYGLAAFTSQPPSGFQNRVVDAESIFPGFSELRSPLTRAEPEQAFTALSTFLQQRLRPSYRADPRVVKAAEILAREDVEIGVLAAELGISTSTLERIVMRDCGTTAKAYSDVCRFNRIVNQAAALPKGAVPGRDLLHLADYYDQPHLIRSFRRFSGFTPTEYLQVVQSYGAEYATFVPLEQVTG
- a CDS encoding heptosyltransferase family protein (identified by match to protein family HMM PF01075), whose amino-acid sequence is MDTALDSQENNDQPLLLALRALKLGDLLVAVPALRGLRRAFPEHRILYAAPAWIAEALQLVGGIHHLPTPGLDDPLTVPRGAVDIAVNLHGNGAESRMRIEELQANRVVAHGSPGTDGPEWTTGIPERERWTRLLNWHGIHADPLDYRLNRPAVPSPRPLATVIHVGAAYGSRLWPVERFADVAVELAAAGHDVVLTGGVSERGRAEETAALAKRKGANLDDGLLAGEQGLAEFAATIAEARLVVSADTGAAHLASAYERPSVVLFGPAPAEEWGPPPGPHVVLTAVELRRGDVFSTDPDPALLAVSVRDVLDAVERLGC
- a CDS encoding haloacid dehalogenase-like hydrolase protein (identified by match to protein family HMM PF00702; match to protein family HMM TIGR01509; match to protein family HMM TIGR01549; match to protein family HMM TIGR01656; match to protein family HMM TIGR01662); its protein translation is MGGTGTLKAVLFDRDGTLVVDVPYNGDPQLVRPMDGALSALEKVRRAGLATGVVTNQSGVARGLLTLEQMHSVNQRVEQVLGPFDVWEFCPHGPDDRCHCRKPEPEMILAACLALGITPGEAAFVGDIGADMKAAAAAGARAVLVPTSVTRREEIEAASSVAEDLGHAVELLLSGALDEQDAPV
- a CDS encoding putative glycosyl transferase, group 1 family protein (identified by match to protein family HMM PF00534); this translates as MKVSMVSEHASPLAALGGVDAGGQNVHVAALSSSLAERGHQVTVYTRRDDPALPAKVQVSPGLTVVHVDAGPARRIPKDELLPFMGELADGICADWAGQLPDVMHAHFWMSGLAAIQASRRAGASDPVPVVQTFHALGSVKRRHQGAADTSPPARAWLEPWVGRAADWVIATCPDEVFELKALGISRSKISIAPCGVDLTLFPGTSDAEPKSRTHRILSVGRLVQRKGVDLIIQALPLLAEAGFNDVELLIVGGSGDALTLEEDPEAQRLHALAKELGVEENVTLRGQVPRDAMPGIFRSADAVVCAPWYEPFGIVPLEAMACGVPVVAAAVGGLRETVVDQKTGLHVPPRNPEALAEALAKLLADPGLRSDMGRAGARRARSRYAWERIAADTEKAYRSVLAAGLSRQADEGLEPLEGTAL
- a CDS encoding putative integral membrane protein: MDIQINWLAVLLAALATFVVGGLWYSVLFAKPWQKAAGVSDEQLKSGTARVFVGSFVLAVVMAVFLAAFIGRGGFAFGSFAGLAAGLGWVATALGVNYLFERRSLTLFAINGSYNVVTFTAMGAIIGAMQG
- a CDS encoding heptosyltransferase family protein (identified by match to protein family HMM PF01075); protein product: MSRVLVARLDSMGDVLLSGPALRAVANGSRPDGSRPNDVVLLCGPEGSSAAEMLPGVTQVHTWACPWIVNPAPPPTQETTNALIDFVRSSRIEEAVILTSFHQSPLPLALLLRLAGVQKITGASTDYAGSLLDVRLKPGEDFPEDQPEVVRALTIAEAGGYVLPNGDDGKLRITSGPDPEGLAEELADEGPYIVVHPGAAAPARAWPALHNAATVELLEAYGHRVVVTGGPGETSLTATVAGPSARNLGGGTNLRTLAAVLAGAAVVVTGNTGPAHLAAAVGTPVVCLFAPVVPAIRWAPYGVPLELLGDQDAACKNTRARVCPVPGHPCLSSVTPEQVVEAVERLLGGVSSLSTRRKVWKP
- a CDS encoding ANTAR domain protein (identified by match to protein family HMM PF03861), whose protein sequence is MEDPQLAEPSTVLSDIQDLLLSTPDVEAFLEELARHSSEMFTSPDHEVYCGITLMRHRNAGTVASSSERAKQLDEVQYAFADGPCLHACREGTQVHIPDFEKDNTWPDYNEAITDHGLRSVLAVPFPLPDDSSRAGLNLYSDRPNAFDQAAVQRANDYVQQASKGLQLAVLIAQHSQTAANLKAAMESRTVIDIATGIIIAQNRCTQEDAMELIKKASSNRNVKLRVVAQAIVESAGGGPIQTVFK
- the gmhA gene encoding phosphoheptose isomerase (identified by match to protein family HMM PF01380; match to protein family HMM TIGR00441); translated protein: MPARWSPDTSNSTHHAEVTTHLDNVLPALESLRSQSGRLSEWGTELAKRLLSGQRLLAAGNGGSAAEAQHLTAELVGRFDEERAPFSAISLHAESSALTALANDYGYEEVFARQVRAHGRAGDLLILLSTSGRSPNLLKAVRAARERGITTWALTGPGPNPLAEACDQAITVDAIAANAQEGHLIAVHAVCRAFDAEVARRASTHGGSQP
- a CDS encoding putative RNA polymerase sigma (70) factor (identified by match to protein family HMM PF04539; match to protein family HMM PF04542; match to protein family HMM PF04545; match to protein family HMM TIGR02937) gives rise to the protein MRQTRPFDVRTTPPAGAPEGSIRQSFQDSLVLDHLNLAKSIAARYSAHTHDLDDVRQVAYMGLIKASRGYDEAKGVSFPAYAAPTIAGEVKRYLRDHCWVVRPPRTIQDVRRQVLARTEEMTQTLQRTPSPEEVAEDLNLEPCQVREALMAGTSKRPDSLDAPASDGRDGLQGSLSAFGCPTDRLEDVLALRNAIRGLSAEDRHLLYRRYYREETQSTIAEALGMSQMQVSRKLSKILVSLQTQLLDEEAQLLDGTAP